The following proteins are encoded in a genomic region of Arachis stenosperma cultivar V10309 chromosome 4, arast.V10309.gnm1.PFL2, whole genome shotgun sequence:
- the LOC130975485 gene encoding uncharacterized protein LOC130975485, translating into MGKDPQEYLMTFEARINLEGAADAVRCRAFLVTVAGLAIKWFNTLPNGSIANFDDVSRKFMAQFTTRITKAKHPINLQGVTQNQDEPIRKYLDKFNDECLTVDRLTDSIASLCLTNELMNEDVRKHLTTKPVWTMHETQYVTREYINDKEVSQVVTANKRQHDNMAPRRNPPPKDKSKEHYKSTTSNQPPRVGKFTNYTLLSTPITEIYHQISERASSRRLDN; encoded by the coding sequence ATGGGAAAGGACCCACAGGAATATCTCATGACCTTTGAGGCCAGGATAAACTTAGAAGGTGCTGCCGATGCAGTTCGGTGTAGGGCCTTCCTGGTAACCGTAGCTGGCCTCGCAATCAAGTGGTTCAACACTCTTCCCAATGGCTCGATAGCCAATTTTGATGACGTCTCCAGAAAATTTATGGCACAGTTCACTACCAGGATCACAAAAGCGAAGCACCCGATCAACCTGCAAGGAGTCACGCAAAATCAAGACGAACCCATAAGGAAATACCTCGACAAGTTCAACGACGAGTGCTTGACAGTCGACAGGCTCACGGACTCCATAGCCAGCCTCTGCCTGACCAACGAGCTCATGAATGAAGATGTTCGAAAGCATCTCACAACCAAACCAGTCTGGACTATGCATGAAACTCAGTATGTTACAAGGGAATACATAAATGACAAAGAGGTAAGTCAAGTCGTGACAGCCAATAAACGGCAGCACGACAATATGGCACCTCGAAGAAATCCACCGCCCAAAGACAAGTCGAAGGAGCACTACAAATCCACCACCTCCAACCAACCACCCAGGGTGGGGAAGTTCACGAACTACACCCTCCTATCGACCCCAATCACGGAGATCTATCACCAGATATCGGAACGAGCATCCTCCCGACGGCTGGACAACTAA